A genomic region of Oncorhynchus keta strain PuntledgeMale-10-30-2019 unplaced genomic scaffold, Oket_V2 Un_scaffold_1004_pilon_pilon, whole genome shotgun sequence contains the following coding sequences:
- the LOC118379860 gene encoding kelch-like protein 34, protein MESYSLLHSSYQSSVLFSGFGKLRSDRRLCDVVLETGGMSFPCHRVLLASSSQYFWCLFGEKMEERIAASIRLPALTPAGLETVLDFLYSGWLSLSATSLPVVLETARYLQVDTAVSLCERFLSDGLSLRTSCFYANLAEHHFLPDALAAANQIIAMEMATLLREDREGLLGLNVQSLTDVLDRDELPGVKEVELLKLVLDWLDANQPLPLVRCNLLLSRLRFGLVTPSDITTISPAHTNMNTPLMRSKVTQALEYHWLGSARPIRQSRHSSLRAAANHVLLVGGGPSTDWPQQQVLTFDLRDRKWSSLSAGLPRRLKNHCVCCVGGFLFVIGGEEVKGGAEGGEGKSVSMMTTNCVWRYDPRFACWEEADPMLERRSQFSCCVVDHVIYTIGGTHTHSDTHSCLASVEFYDMAAGHWRRGISLPRPLYGHASVTLGTGILMSGGSHGNQDRTQVSIQGGNQGNCEVLFLNMVARGGVWEKRAPMSIGRFGHRMATVAGCVYALLGMYEHYCDIERYDSLADQWTRLRPVLIGSFDYGLVATANGRLLLFGGRKWRDGQEVSVAGVLEYDTERDRWAEICQLHTPLTGTQCVVMALSD, encoded by the coding sequence ATGGAGAgttactctctcctccacagtTCTTACCAGAGTTCTGTTCTTTTCTCCGGCTTCGGGAAGCTGCGCTCTGACAGGAGGCTGTGTGATGTTGTCTTGGAGACGGGAGGCATGTCCTTCCCATGTCACCGCGTCCTATTGGCCAGTTCCAGCCAGTATTTCTGGTGTTTGTTTGgtgagaagatggaggagaggatagcTGCTAGCATTAGACTCCCGGCGCTAACTCCTGCAGGACTAGAGACTGTTCTGGACTTCCTGTACTCTGGATGGCTCAGCCTATCAGCTACCTCACTGCCCGTTGTTCTGGAGACTGCCAGGTACCTTCAGGTGGACACAGCTGTGTCGCTATGCGAGCGCTTCCTTAGCGACGGGCTGTCGCTGAGGACCTCATGTTTCTATGCCAACCTGGCTGAGCACCACTTCCTGCCTGACGCGCTGGCAGCCGCCAATCAAATCATCGCCATGGAGATGGCCACTTTGCTacgggaggacagggaggggctTCTGGGGCTGAACGTCCAATCACTAACGGATGTGCTGGACAGGGATGAACTACCTGGTGTCAAGGAGGTGGAGCTACTGAAACTTGTGCTGGATTGGCTGGATGCTAACCAGCCTCTCCCATTGGTCCGCTGTAACCTGCTGCTCAGCCGACTCCGTTTTGGATTGGTTACTCCCTCTGACATCACAACAATAAGCCCTGCCCACACCAACATGAACACGCCCCTGATGAGGAGTAAGGTGACGCAGGCGCTGGAGTATCATTGGCTGGGCTCAGCTAGACCAATAAGACAGAGCCGACACTCCTCCCTCAGAGCAGCAGCCAACCACGTGCTCCTAGTGGGGGGTGGGCCCAGCACTGATTGGCCACAGCAGCAGGTGCTCACCTTCGACCTTAGAGACAGGAAGTGGTCATCATTGAGCGCTGGTCTCCCACGACGACTGAAGAACCACTGTGTGTGCTGCGTCGGGGGGTTCCTGTTTGTGATTGGAGGAGAAGAGGTGAAGGGCGGAGCAGAGGGCGGCGAAGGGAAGTCTGTTTCTATGATGACAACTAATTGTGTGTGGCGGTACGATCCTCGCTTTGCATGCTGGGAGGAAGCGGACCCCATGCTGGAGAGGAGATCCCAGTTCAGCTGCTGTGTTGTAGACCATGTCATCTACACTATagggggaacacacacacactcagacacacactcctGCCTGGCCTCAGTGGAGTTCTATGACATGGCAGCAGGTCATTGGCGGAGAGGAATTTCTCTGCCCCGCCCCCTTTATGGCCATGCCTCGGTCACCCTGGGAACTGGAATCCTAATGTCTGGTGGTAGCCATGGCAACCAGGACCGTACACAGGTCAGTATCCAGGGGGGTAATCAGGGCAACTGTGAGGTCCTCTTCCTAAATATGGTTGCTAGGGGTGGAGTTTGGGAGAAGCGAGCACCGATGTCCATTGGCCGTTTCGGTCACCGCATGGCAACTGTTGCTGGATGTGTCTACGCGTTACTAGGAATGTACGAGCACTACTGCGATATTGAGCGATATGACTCACTCGCTGACCAGTGGACACGCCTTCGCCCAGTACTCATTGGCTCGTTCGACTACGGACTGGTGGCAACAGCAAATGGGAGGCTGCTGCTGTTCGGAGGCAGGAAATGGCGGGATGGACAGGAAGTGAGCGTAGCAGGTGTTCTAGAatatgacacagagagagaccgtTGGGCCGAGATCTGCCAGCTACACACTCCTCTGACTGGAACACAATGTGTTGTGATGGCTCTGTCAGACTAA